The Afipia massiliensis genome has a segment encoding these proteins:
- a CDS encoding DUF4384 domain-containing protein, translating to MSGFAEVALRAFSIAVAAGLVLGVAGPSIAQDAKPKDNAAVANAIVPPSDPVAKAAFDVLDKHCARCHQQDKLVDRERPAKNFGNVLQLDELAVNPHYVLPGNPLGSKLFRQIVDKEMPYDIYYEGSSHVPPSEADLKALENWVSALGAKAVASCETHKFITPDDMASFMAADLGKQRPQRRATTRYLTLTHLTNICADPAAMKVYQQAAVKFLNSLSRSSDVVKLETIDPEGSILRFNLLDLGWKAADWDNVIAAYPYNAVPDSEASRTLASGAATPIPYVRADWFAFTASQPPLYDVLLQLPNTFQQLAREQGVDVEGNIRNFVAQRAAFQRSGVSQNNRLIERHPSRSGFFWTSYDFAGNRDRQSLFDFPLGPTGPNAFHHDGGETIYSLPNGFQAYYLNTAKGDRIDKGPTAIVRDPSRKDFSVTNGISCMGCHDQGMRKAKDDVRELVLKGRVFPKDVRDAVEGLYPPHARMDALIEDDAKRFADAMKRAGLDSTLKLNGIEMINALAKRYEDDLDLTMAASELGLKKSEFNEGVADVDQKYRPLVRRLAQGAVPRDQFEASFRGIAPDLTDLKIVAIRNARPPQPVPQPIRNSDDLSLTSDRDSYRLGDTPVFTVVAPRDCFLTLTDIDERGEGTVLLPNTFQRDNFIKAGVPIQFPGAGAPFQFRMKDKGIETVTAVCATQAGGGDRIQHDFNKNQFTPVPNYTRTLARSIAVEAVKPGTPSVAGTTNTGSAAVSGREPPAAGSRTSLRAAIRLQVR from the coding sequence ATGAGCGGGTTTGCGGAGGTTGCTCTGCGTGCGTTTAGCATAGCGGTTGCGGCGGGATTGGTTCTCGGCGTTGCCGGACCATCGATCGCACAGGATGCGAAGCCTAAGGATAACGCAGCGGTGGCAAACGCGATCGTTCCGCCATCCGACCCGGTTGCGAAAGCCGCGTTCGATGTTCTCGACAAGCACTGCGCGCGTTGTCATCAGCAAGACAAGCTGGTCGACCGCGAGCGGCCTGCGAAGAACTTCGGCAACGTTCTCCAACTCGATGAGCTTGCCGTCAATCCGCACTATGTCCTGCCGGGAAATCCGCTGGGGTCGAAGCTGTTCCGTCAGATCGTCGACAAGGAGATGCCGTACGACATCTATTACGAGGGCTCGTCGCATGTGCCGCCTTCCGAGGCCGATCTCAAGGCGCTTGAGAACTGGGTCAGTGCACTTGGCGCCAAGGCCGTCGCCAGTTGCGAGACGCACAAGTTCATCACGCCCGACGACATGGCGTCCTTCATGGCGGCGGACCTTGGCAAGCAGCGGCCGCAACGCCGGGCGACGACACGCTACCTGACGCTGACCCATCTCACCAATATCTGCGCCGATCCGGCTGCGATGAAGGTCTATCAGCAGGCTGCGGTGAAGTTCCTCAATTCGCTCAGCCGTTCGTCCGACGTCGTCAAGCTGGAAACGATCGACCCGGAAGGCAGCATCCTGCGCTTCAATCTTCTCGATCTCGGCTGGAAAGCCGCCGACTGGGACAATGTGATCGCAGCCTATCCCTACAACGCCGTGCCGGATTCGGAAGCCAGTCGCACGCTGGCCTCGGGGGCGGCAACGCCGATACCATATGTGCGCGCCGACTGGTTCGCGTTCACTGCGTCGCAGCCGCCGCTCTATGATGTGCTGCTCCAACTGCCGAACACCTTCCAGCAGCTTGCGAGAGAGCAGGGCGTCGATGTCGAGGGAAACATCCGCAACTTCGTCGCGCAGCGTGCTGCATTCCAGCGGTCCGGCGTCAGCCAGAACAATCGCCTGATCGAGCGGCATCCCTCGCGCAGCGGTTTTTTCTGGACCTCGTATGACTTCGCCGGCAACCGCGACCGTCAGAGCCTGTTCGACTTTCCGCTTGGCCCCACTGGCCCGAACGCTTTCCATCATGATGGCGGCGAGACGATCTACAGCCTGCCCAATGGCTTTCAGGCCTACTATCTGAACACGGCGAAAGGCGACCGGATCGACAAGGGGCCGACTGCTATCGTGCGCGATCCGTCGCGCAAGGACTTTTCGGTGACGAACGGCATTTCCTGCATGGGCTGCCACGATCAGGGCATGCGCAAAGCCAAGGACGACGTTCGCGAACTGGTCCTGAAGGGACGGGTCTTCCCGAAGGACGTCCGCGATGCGGTGGAGGGATTGTATCCGCCGCATGCCAGGATGGATGCGCTGATCGAAGACGACGCGAAGCGGTTCGCGGATGCAATGAAGCGCGCAGGCCTCGATTCGACGCTGAAACTGAATGGCATTGAAATGATCAACGCGCTGGCCAAGCGCTACGAGGACGATCTCGATCTGACGATGGCGGCCTCGGAGCTTGGCCTCAAGAAGTCCGAGTTCAATGAAGGCGTCGCGGATGTCGATCAGAAGTACCGGCCGCTGGTCCGGCGGCTGGCGCAGGGAGCGGTTCCGCGCGATCAGTTCGAAGCGTCGTTCCGTGGAATTGCGCCTGATCTCACGGATCTCAAGATCGTTGCCATCAGGAATGCGCGACCGCCCCAGCCCGTGCCACAACCGATTCGCAACAGCGACGACCTGTCCCTGACGTCGGACCGGGACAGCTACCGTCTCGGCGATACGCCGGTCTTTACCGTCGTGGCGCCGCGTGACTGCTTCCTGACCCTGACTGACATCGACGAACGGGGTGAGGGGACCGTGTTGCTGCCGAACACCTTTCAACGGGACAACTTCATCAAGGCCGGCGTGCCGATCCAATTCCCCGGTGCCGGTGCGCCATTTCAGTTCCGGATGAAGGACAAGGGGATCGAGACCGTGACTGCTGTGTGCGCCACCCAGGCGGGGGGCGGCGACCGCATCCAGCACGACTTCAACAAGAACCAGTTCACACCGGTACCGAATTACACCCGGACTCTGGCGCGCTCGATTGCGGTTGAAGCCGTCAAGCCCGGCACGCCCTCTGTGGCGGGGACGACCAATACCGGCTCGGCTGCTGTCTCCGGCCGTGAGCCGCCAGCGGCGGGGTCGCGGACGTCACTCCGCGCCGCGATCAGGCTCCAGGTGCGTTAA
- a CDS encoding OmpA family protein, with protein sequence MTRTALILALALAFCPASLYAQSLEDQIGTALQAKKPLTRSITAVPDPAAVAEKQIVDRLRARSISVEPAQAPTADERAQIADIARDKPAIDLEILFEFNSADISPKAVPALVALGNALSRQDLKGSVFFINGHTDAAGGADYNQMLSQRRANSVRRVLIEQYRLVPDTLIAAGFGKEQLKNPANPLGEENRRVQIVNTTVQAAAGR encoded by the coding sequence GTGACCAGGACGGCACTGATATTGGCGTTGGCTCTCGCTTTCTGTCCCGCGTCGCTTTACGCACAGTCGCTCGAGGACCAGATCGGCACCGCGCTGCAAGCGAAGAAACCGCTGACACGCAGCATTACGGCAGTGCCGGACCCGGCGGCTGTCGCAGAGAAGCAGATTGTCGATCGTTTGCGGGCACGCTCGATCAGTGTCGAACCTGCTCAGGCGCCGACTGCCGACGAACGGGCGCAGATCGCGGACATCGCGCGCGACAAGCCGGCCATCGATCTAGAAATCCTGTTTGAATTCAACTCGGCTGACATCAGCCCGAAGGCAGTGCCGGCGTTGGTTGCGCTCGGCAATGCGTTGTCGCGGCAGGATCTGAAGGGATCGGTGTTCTTCATTAACGGCCATACTGATGCTGCGGGTGGTGCGGACTACAACCAGATGCTGTCGCAACGCCGCGCCAATTCAGTGCGGCGCGTTCTGATCGAGCAGTACAGGCTCGTACCCGATACTCTGATCGCGGCAGGCTTCGGCAAGGAGCAGCTGAAGAATCCGGCCAATCCGCTCGGCGAGGAAAACCGCCGCGTGCAAATCGTGAATACCACCGTACAGGCAGCGGCGGGGCGTTGA
- a CDS encoding S8 family serine peptidase yields the protein MRSARSIAVAAVILSLATPQAFAQYSGMSMRTGPSMNVGPRININPTIRPNIGYDGYDRIRPKPRPYIVREYDGPPADYYDDPPPNYRKKQQPNKNAGKKSAPVAADNTYVAKEVLIEIAGTPTDAQADELARRHRLTRVQSQNFPLTNSTFFRWRITDSRSVDTVVRELVAGGNVKAAQRNNIFKLQQDATPAGAKSQGDPVQYALAKMRLPEAHALSVGADVTIAVIDSGIDVTHPELAGVITGTFDALNNGEGPHPHGTSIAGVIASHARLMGTAPSSHLLAIRAFGSQKSGAESTSFLILKSLDYALAKNARIINMSFAGPHDPAMERGLAAAAAKGIVLVAAAGNAGVKSPPLYPAADRNVIAVTATDQSDRLFVQSNRGSYVAISAPGVDILSPAPDGKYQMSSGTSLSAAYVSGVAALMIARNPGISSADVRATLTSTARDLGPKGRDDQFGAGQADAFSAVSAVIPAPVAAASDDTSKR from the coding sequence ATGCGGTCCGCGCGATCGATCGCTGTCGCAGCAGTGATCCTCAGCCTGGCAACCCCGCAGGCATTCGCACAGTACAGCGGCATGAGCATGCGGACAGGTCCCAGCATGAACGTGGGGCCGCGCATCAACATCAATCCGACGATACGGCCCAACATTGGATACGACGGATATGACCGTATCCGTCCGAAACCGCGTCCATATATCGTGCGTGAATACGACGGTCCGCCGGCGGACTATTACGATGACCCGCCGCCTAACTATCGCAAGAAGCAGCAGCCAAATAAAAACGCTGGGAAGAAATCCGCGCCTGTCGCGGCTGATAATACTTACGTCGCGAAGGAAGTATTGATCGAGATCGCTGGTACCCCGACGGATGCGCAGGCCGATGAACTCGCACGGCGTCACCGTCTGACGCGGGTTCAATCGCAAAATTTCCCCCTGACAAACAGCACGTTTTTCCGCTGGCGGATAACCGACTCACGCTCGGTCGATACGGTGGTGCGTGAACTGGTTGCCGGCGGAAACGTCAAGGCGGCGCAGCGCAACAACATCTTCAAGCTGCAACAGGACGCGACCCCCGCGGGTGCAAAATCCCAGGGCGACCCTGTGCAATATGCGCTCGCCAAGATGCGGCTGCCCGAAGCGCATGCGCTCTCGGTTGGTGCGGATGTGACAATCGCGGTGATCGATTCCGGGATCGACGTCACTCATCCTGAATTGGCCGGGGTCATCACCGGAACATTCGACGCATTGAACAATGGCGAAGGGCCGCATCCTCACGGCACCAGCATCGCGGGCGTTATCGCCTCCCATGCACGCTTGATGGGAACGGCCCCGTCGTCGCACCTGCTGGCGATCCGCGCGTTCGGGTCCCAGAAGAGCGGTGCGGAAAGCACATCTTTCCTGATTCTGAAAAGTCTCGACTACGCGCTGGCGAAGAATGCGCGGATCATCAACATGAGCTTCGCGGGACCGCACGATCCGGCGATGGAGCGTGGGCTTGCCGCTGCCGCCGCAAAGGGCATCGTACTGGTGGCTGCCGCCGGCAATGCAGGCGTGAAGTCGCCGCCGCTCTATCCTGCGGCCGATCGCAACGTGATCGCCGTGACGGCCACCGACCAGTCGGATCGGCTGTTCGTGCAGTCGAATCGCGGCAGCTATGTCGCGATCTCGGCACCTGGCGTGGACATTCTGTCGCCGGCGCCTGACGGCAAGTACCAGATGTCGTCCGGCACTTCGCTGTCCGCCGCATATGTCAGTGGCGTGGCGGCGCTGATGATTGCGCGCAACCCTGGGATTTCATCCGCGGACGTCCGTGCCACATTGACGTCGACGGCGCGCGATCTCGGGCCAAAGGGGCGCGACGACCAGTTCGGGGCGGGGCAGGCCGATGCGTTCAGCGCTGTTTCGGCGGTTATACCTGCGCCGGTAGCGGCCGCATCGGACGACACGTCAAAACGCTGA
- a CDS encoding sigma-70 family RNA polymerase sigma factor, protein MSATHATSDEVLIGRIAQGDRLAMQVLYGRHHVRVFRFSLRLVRNESIAEDLISEVFLDVWRQAGKFEGRSAVSTWLLAITRFKALSALRKRKDAELDDETAAAIEDTSDNPEVTAAKKDTSNALRNCLTALSPEHREIVDLVYYHEKSVEEVAEIVGIPENTVKTRLFYARKKLAELLKAAGIERGWP, encoded by the coding sequence TTGAGTGCAACCCACGCGACATCGGACGAGGTTCTGATCGGTCGCATCGCCCAAGGTGACCGGCTCGCCATGCAGGTGCTTTACGGAAGGCACCATGTACGGGTGTTTCGCTTCTCGCTGCGGCTCGTTCGAAACGAGTCCATCGCGGAAGATCTCATCAGTGAGGTTTTCCTCGATGTGTGGCGTCAGGCCGGCAAGTTTGAGGGCCGGTCCGCCGTTTCTACGTGGCTGCTGGCGATCACCCGGTTCAAGGCCCTGTCCGCCCTCCGCAAGAGGAAGGACGCGGAACTGGACGACGAGACGGCTGCCGCGATCGAGGACACGTCCGACAATCCGGAGGTCACGGCCGCGAAGAAGGACACGAGTAACGCATTGCGGAATTGCCTGACCGCACTTTCGCCAGAACATCGGGAGATCGTCGATCTCGTCTACTACCACGAGAAATCCGTGGAAGAAGTGGCCGAAATCGTGGGCATCCCGGAGAATACGGTGAAGACGCGCCTGTTCTACGCGCGAAAGAAATTGGCCGAGTTGCTCAAGGCAGCCGGCATAGAGCGAGGTTGGCCATGA
- a CDS encoding GGDEF domain-containing protein has protein sequence MRGATSSAPVSLIGGLDRKHSAVEIELSPEILARRAKQRRQMLDMTGVSYMIDAGILLIYAYAGATSFVIAPAYAACGLLSVAVYIAISEAKVNDRFRDHYFISQQTSISLMIMLVFLYFAPEVGCLFLCSIFLVFTFGALRSTPRQTIIGWTTAAVGLTALFLLTDKPIGMPTGTPLERFATMLVFILVLARGMIVGLFSSSLHESLYRRGIELKKAYQRIEELAELDELTGSLNRRSIMQTLDEEIIRARRSNVPCAVALIDLDWFKRINDRFGHPAGDEALRAFAITVFANIRSIDKFGRYGGEEFLLILPETSDGAALRTVDRLRGIVAALDWSAISQDMSVTMSAGLATLRADDTADTILARADRLLYQAKDMGRNRVVAG, from the coding sequence ATGCGCGGCGCAACGTCATCGGCCCCCGTATCCCTGATAGGCGGTCTCGACCGAAAGCATTCGGCCGTCGAGATCGAATTGTCACCAGAGATTCTCGCACGCCGCGCAAAGCAGCGGCGGCAAATGCTCGATATGACCGGCGTCAGCTACATGATCGACGCCGGGATCCTGCTGATCTACGCCTACGCTGGCGCCACCAGTTTCGTGATTGCACCGGCCTACGCGGCTTGCGGGCTGCTGTCGGTCGCGGTGTATATCGCGATATCCGAAGCCAAGGTGAACGACCGGTTCCGGGATCACTACTTCATCTCGCAGCAAACCAGCATCAGCCTGATGATCATGCTGGTGTTCTTGTACTTCGCGCCGGAAGTCGGCTGCCTGTTCCTCTGCTCGATTTTCCTGGTCTTCACGTTTGGCGCCCTGCGATCCACCCCCCGTCAGACCATCATCGGGTGGACGACGGCTGCTGTCGGCCTGACGGCCTTGTTTCTCCTGACCGACAAACCCATCGGCATGCCTACCGGCACGCCGCTGGAGCGCTTCGCGACCATGCTGGTTTTCATTCTCGTGCTTGCGCGCGGCATGATCGTCGGACTGTTCAGCAGTTCGTTGCACGAATCTCTCTACAGGCGCGGCATCGAACTGAAGAAAGCCTATCAGCGCATCGAGGAACTCGCCGAACTCGACGAGTTAACCGGATCGCTCAACCGCCGCTCCATCATGCAGACCCTCGACGAGGAAATCATCCGCGCCCGGCGCAGCAATGTACCTTGCGCCGTCGCCCTGATCGACCTCGATTGGTTCAAGCGGATCAATGACCGCTTTGGTCACCCCGCGGGCGATGAAGCGTTGCGGGCTTTTGCCATCACCGTATTCGCAAACATTCGCAGCATCGACAAATTCGGCCGTTACGGTGGCGAGGAATTCCTGCTCATTCTTCCGGAGACATCGGACGGCGCCGCACTGCGCACCGTCGACCGGCTGCGCGGGATCGTAGCGGCCCTCGACTGGAGCGCGATTTCACAGGACATGAGCGTCACGATGTCGGCAGGCCTCGCTACGCTTCGCGCGGACGATACCGCGGACACCATTCTCGCCCGTGCCGACCGGCTTCTCTACCAGGCCAAGGACATGGGGCGGAATCGAGTTGTCGCGGGCTAG
- a CDS encoding DUF2336 domain-containing protein, whose translation MSSRPTARPANLLDELQNALAHGTVARRVETLRRVTDLFLYGVADYSDEQIEVFDDVFHCLIEEIETSAKSLLAKRLAPVSKAPPRLIYTLAFDDEIEIAAPVLSHSERLNDDMLIANARSKSQGHLLAISKRKVLSNAVTDVLVERGNNEVVESAVNNPGAEFSDKGFTELVSRAEGNDELATCLGTRRGIPRPHYLKLIARASDSVRERLQAANPRAADDISAAVKQAALNVDPGAGGEKAAHAYRLVKSLSDDGRLDERQIAEFAAAGRFEETCAALAICANVPVTTVENMMIESRSEGLMVLAKVAGLSWMSLKLVLELGGDTSETEIETIDDHKSSYDMLRPSTAQQVLRFYRMRQDTAQTEPA comes from the coding sequence ATGAGTTCGAGACCAACAGCGCGGCCTGCAAATCTTCTCGATGAACTGCAAAATGCTCTCGCGCACGGTACCGTCGCGCGCCGCGTGGAAACGTTACGCCGGGTCACCGATCTCTTTCTGTACGGTGTGGCGGACTATTCCGACGAACAGATTGAGGTTTTCGATGACGTCTTTCATTGCCTGATCGAAGAAATCGAGACCTCCGCCAAATCACTGCTCGCAAAGCGCCTCGCGCCCGTATCTAAAGCTCCGCCACGTCTGATCTATACGCTGGCTTTCGATGACGAAATCGAAATTGCTGCGCCGGTGCTGTCGCATTCGGAAAGACTGAATGACGACATGCTGATCGCAAACGCGCGCAGCAAAAGCCAAGGCCATCTGCTTGCGATCTCAAAGCGCAAAGTTCTGAGCAACGCGGTGACCGACGTTCTGGTCGAACGCGGCAATAACGAAGTCGTCGAGAGCGCAGTCAACAATCCAGGCGCGGAATTTTCGGACAAGGGTTTCACAGAGCTTGTTTCCCGCGCAGAGGGCAATGATGAACTTGCGACATGCCTCGGGACAAGGCGGGGAATTCCGAGGCCGCATTATCTCAAGTTGATAGCAAGAGCCTCGGACTCCGTGCGGGAGCGGCTCCAGGCCGCCAACCCGCGCGCGGCGGACGACATCTCGGCGGCCGTTAAGCAGGCAGCCCTTAATGTCGATCCCGGAGCAGGCGGCGAGAAAGCGGCCCATGCCTATCGGCTTGTAAAATCTCTCTCTGACGACGGACGCCTCGACGAAAGGCAGATTGCCGAATTTGCCGCCGCCGGACGGTTCGAGGAAACCTGTGCCGCGCTCGCGATATGTGCGAACGTTCCGGTCACGACCGTCGAAAACATGATGATCGAGTCGCGCTCAGAAGGATTGATGGTTCTCGCCAAGGTCGCCGGGCTGTCCTGGATGTCTCTCAAGCTCGTTCTTGAATTGGGGGGCGACACATCGGAAACCGAGATCGAGACTATCGACGATCACAAATCGAGCTACGATATGCTGCGCCCGTCCACTGCCCAGCAAGTGCTGCGCTTCTACCGCATGCGACAGGACACCGCGCAGACCGAGCCGGCTTGA
- a CDS encoding NrsF family protein, giving the protein MDTNDLIRTLAADNDVHERPVGNLLLVALVLAVPVSTALFLAGLGVRSDVMTAMRNPFFDLKFVITMALAAAAIAISLHLSRPEASLGRWAWLLAIPVGLLGIGLMSEMMMPHRAPMSTRMMGSNSRVCLVAIPLLSLPLLVAALFALRRGASSRPAVAGAFAGLLSAGLAATLYAAHCTDDSPMFVATWYTIAIGFVAAIGALAGSRVLRF; this is encoded by the coding sequence ATGGATACCAACGATCTCATCCGCACGCTCGCCGCCGACAACGACGTCCATGAACGCCCTGTCGGCAATCTGCTGCTGGTTGCACTGGTGCTCGCGGTTCCGGTCTCGACCGCGCTGTTCCTTGCCGGGCTTGGTGTGCGGTCTGACGTTATGACCGCCATGCGCAATCCATTCTTCGATCTGAAATTCGTGATCACCATGGCACTGGCCGCGGCCGCCATCGCCATCAGCCTGCATCTGTCGCGGCCTGAAGCCTCGCTTGGACGCTGGGCGTGGCTGCTGGCCATTCCGGTCGGATTGCTCGGCATCGGCTTGATGAGTGAGATGATGATGCCGCATCGCGCGCCGATGTCGACACGGATGATGGGCTCTAATTCGAGGGTCTGTCTTGTAGCCATACCGCTGCTGTCATTGCCGTTGCTGGTGGCCGCGTTGTTCGCCTTGCGCCGCGGCGCGTCATCGCGACCGGCCGTGGCCGGCGCGTTCGCCGGACTGCTGTCGGCGGGACTGGCTGCGACGCTATACGCGGCGCACTGCACCGACGATTCGCCGATGTTCGTAGCGACCTGGTACACGATTGCCATTGGGTTCGTCGCGGCGATTGGCGCGCTCGCAGGATCGCGTGTCTTGAGATTCTAG
- a CDS encoding sigma-70 family RNA polymerase sigma factor: protein MRGREDEWTDLMRSANAGDNAAYHRLLKAVTPVLRAGARRGLARAGQPVDQSEDIVQDILFAVHLKRHTWDPNAPFAPWLFAIARNKLIDALRRRGRRIFVNIDDFSETLAGAPVEESVPASEVTTHLNGLPKRQRDVLQSIAVDSASIKETAAKLSMTEGAVRVALHRGLTGLASKLRKE, encoded by the coding sequence GTGCGCGGACGTGAAGACGAATGGACCGATCTGATGCGATCGGCCAATGCCGGAGACAACGCCGCATATCATCGCCTCCTCAAGGCCGTGACGCCGGTCCTGCGAGCAGGGGCGCGTCGTGGCTTGGCACGGGCCGGTCAGCCCGTCGACCAATCCGAGGACATCGTGCAGGACATCTTATTCGCTGTGCATCTGAAGCGGCATACCTGGGATCCGAACGCCCCGTTCGCGCCATGGCTGTTCGCAATTGCACGCAACAAGCTGATCGACGCCCTGCGCCGTCGCGGTCGGCGGATATTCGTCAACATCGACGACTTTTCGGAGACGTTGGCGGGTGCGCCAGTTGAGGAGAGCGTTCCGGCCAGTGAGGTCACAACCCATCTCAACGGACTGCCGAAGCGGCAGCGGGACGTGCTGCAATCGATCGCCGTCGACAGCGCCTCGATCAAGGAGACGGCTGCAAAGCTTTCGATGACCGAGGGCGCAGTGCGCGTGGCATTGCATCGGGGGCTGACGGGCCTCGCAAGCAAACTGCGGAAAGAGTGA